A part of Crassostrea angulata isolate pt1a10 chromosome 5, ASM2561291v2, whole genome shotgun sequence genomic DNA contains:
- the LOC128183283 gene encoding uncharacterized protein LOC128183283 has product MAVQRISESVYVGMCLKIGTPQQVASRRDMVDIVEMLINNEMLPTTVMLSGSRREGFRLSGSDRDTMHWLNNHRVIWDFSQCQFYNTQEHALILCDSSESPPGFTLLWLPLERASHGVMSACVRMNGMLYISSSKYRDVTCSLVFPGSSPHGPCGSGIYGDIEYDNAHCFVSDFWPPPASSWIDRCHSWPPPHVVNDIIRNGCHFVAIGHKLGNHTDNEWRISFSQAEYKLVCSMNHTQFLTYGLLKLFLKEIINEGLRDEDKLLCSYHMKTTVFWAIQQNVLPRWCPQNLLVGFWVCFKLLLKWVYEGVCSNFFIPENNMFLSNIYGEAQKTLFTRLYRLYENGIPLLLHSPSIRSYIINVLCNPRLTICTDEHTLISEVEVDEEFFREICINDSIGELDLHMCKKYLHRVEQLLGLPLTQYHIVMLQKLTATILQCTAFILHSMYTNTGSNKQLYIVDKVACRLVKLSAKFGFVSDMLYITMNYYRTLRYRDALSVIDITKVKLAQPCLMYRSHVDIERYTEAVGGQSLSTKMRQAVAETIKLPDEIIYINELSPEQQSSKQNNQHIVYIPPLVLLYMLEFLCSRHVDTLRAQRALDDLQVLVHHDMGELVPVYLRDISWEILGICQQITGNLQAALYSYQQSLRQYPCHKIQTATRQRIQDLHL; this is encoded by the coding sequence ATGGCTGTTCAGAGGATATCCGAGTCAGTGTATGTGGGGATGTGTCTAAAGATAGGGACTCCACAACAGGTGGCCTCCAGGAGAGATATGGTGGACATTGTAGAGATGTTGATTAACAACGAGATGTTACCGACCACAGTGATGCTGAGTGGGAGTCGTAGAGAAGGGTTCAGACTGAGTGGATCAGACAGAGACACCATGCATTGGCTAAATAACCACCGAGTGATCTGGGACTTCTCTCAGTGTCAGTTTTACAACACACAAGAACATGCACTGATTCTCTGTGACAGTTCtgagagtccaccaggattcacttTACTATGGTTACCATTAGAAAGAGCTAGTCATGGAGTGATGTCAGCGTGTGTAAGGATGAATGGAATGCTCTATATCTCAAGTTCAAAGTACAGAGATGTCACATGTTCTTTAGTTTTTCCTGGTTCTTCACCTCACGGACCATGTGGTAGTGGGATATACGGTGATATAGAATACGATAATGCCCATTGCTTTGTCAGTGATTTCTGGCCTCCGCCTGCCTCCTCATGGATAGACAGGTGTCACTCATGGCCCCCACCTCATGTTGTAAACGACATTATAAGAAATGGGTGTCACTTTGTAGCGATAGGACACAAACTAGGAAATCATACAGACAACGAatggagaatttctttttctcagGCGGAATACAAACTTGTGTGTTCAATGAATCACACACAATTTTTAACTTATGGATTACtcaaattgtttttaaaggaaataattAATGAAGGATTGAGAGATGAAGATAAACTACTGTGTTCCTATCACATGAAAACTACTGTTTTCTGGGCGATTCAACAAAATGTTCTACCTCGCTGGTGTCCACAAAACCTCCTGGTCggtttctgggtctgctttaAACTTCTCCTTAAATGGGTGTACGAGGGAGTGTGTTCCAATTTTTTTATTCCAGAGAATAACATGTTTTTGAGCAATATATATGGTGAAGCACAAAAGACATTATTCACACGACTATATAGACTGTATGAGAATGGCATACCATTGCTGTTACACAGTCCCTCCATCAGGTCCTACATCATTAATGTTCTGTGTAATCCCAGACTCACAATTTGTACTGATGAACATACTCTGATCTCTGAGGTTGAAGTTGATGAAGAGTTTTTCAGAGAGATATGTATAAATGATTCAATAGGCGAACTGGATCTACATATGtgtaaaaaatatctacatagGGTAGAACAGTTGTTAGGTTTACCGCTGACACAGTATCACATTGTCATGTTACAGAAACTTACAGCCACCATCCTTCAGTGTACCGCATTTATATTACACAGCATGTACACTAACACAGGTTCTAACAAACAGTTGTATATTGTAGACAAGGTAGCCTGTCGTTTGGTGAAATTATCAGCCAAGTTTGGGTTTGTGTCTGACATGTTATACATTACGATGAATTATTACAGGACACTCCGGTACAGGGATGCTTTATCAGTTATAGATATAACAAAGGTCAAGTTGGCACAGCCATGTCTGATGTATAGGAGTCATGTAGACATAGAGAGGTATACTGAGGCTGTAGGGGGACAGTCCTTGTCTACAAAGATGAGACAAGCCGTAGCAGAGACTATCAAACTTCCCgatgaaattatttatattaatgaattatcACCAGAACAACAGTCTAGTAAACAAAACAATCAGCATATCGTGTATATTCCACCCCTTGTACTGTTGTATATGCTGGAGTTTTTGTGCTCTAGACATGTCGACACACTGAGAGCACAGAGAGCTTTAGATGATCTACAGGTCCTAGTCCACCATGATATGGGGGAGTTAGTACCTGTATATCTCAGAGACATCTCCTGGGAGATCCTGGGGATCTGCCAACAGATCACAGGGAACCTCCAAGCTGCCCTGTACTCATACCAACAGTCACTCAGACAATATCCATGTCACAAAATACAAACTGCTACCAGACAGAGAATTCAGGATCTACATTTATGA